From the Francisella frigiditurris genome, one window contains:
- a CDS encoding cell division protein FtsQ/DivIB, with protein sequence MIKIVKRFVLFLICVAILLIILFFATRIDENISKVDVVSNDQLFYISKQDLIDKILESSNKGWLDFNAESLEYYISDFQGTDYTLVKKIWPSTLVVYIYEREPIAYWGEKKVLLDDMTIISPTVFNYDKYLPRINGPDKNKDYIYGEYLDLERIAQKNNVEIIDMDYEGNLFSVKLSDGFYVKLGSKDLIKRFEKFFKFYEQVKNYESVKYFDMRYDNGFVVKY encoded by the coding sequence ATGATAAAGATTGTAAAAAGATTTGTTTTATTTTTGATTTGTGTAGCCATTCTGTTGATCATCTTGTTTTTTGCTACAAGGATAGATGAGAATATATCTAAAGTTGATGTTGTATCAAATGATCAGCTTTTTTATATATCTAAACAAGATTTAATAGATAAAATTTTAGAGTCAAGCAACAAGGGGTGGCTTGATTTCAATGCTGAGTCTTTGGAGTATTATATTTCTGACTTTCAAGGAACGGATTATACTTTGGTGAAGAAAATATGGCCATCAACGTTAGTTGTTTATATTTATGAAAGAGAGCCTATTGCATATTGGGGCGAAAAAAAAGTTCTTTTAGATGATATGACTATTATTTCTCCAACTGTCTTTAATTATGATAAATATCTACCTCGCATCAATGGTCCAGATAAGAATAAAGATTATATATACGGCGAATATTTAGATCTGGAAAGAATTGCTCAGAAAAACAATGTTGAGATAATTGATATGGATTATGAGGGGAATTTGTTTTCAGTGAAGCTGTCGGATGGTTTTTATGTAAAGCTTGGTTCAAAAGATCTTATTAAAAGATTTGAGAAATTTTTCAAATTTTATGAGCAAGTTAAAAATTATGAGAGTGTAAAATATTTTGATATGCGATATGATAATGGCTTTGTTGTGAAATATTAG
- the ftsA gene encoding cell division protein FtsA translates to MAFESGNFCALDLGSSKITVAIGQLVEQGTIKILGVSQKRSKGVKQGAIINLEMAMEAINAALDEARDIAGVDINRVTLGVSAPNVAGFNSYGLAAVEGGEVSMTDLAMAIKTAKAVPMSADTEMLHVLQRDYVVDGQPGVTEPIGMFAVRLESNVHIIVVSSRLLQNIRKSIVGCGFEISDIVAEHLSSSSSVLTSDEKDMGVCLVNIGADSTSVTVFSEGSICFTDTLKVGGNSISSDISKVFRLPVDAAESLKLQYGYATSKHLKNPDEKIDIPNALGNAKKRISVQDLSLVIEARMEEVFEMLYSKLDENRLLETLSSGIVFTGGGSKLKGLARLGEEMFRLPVRVGGPIDVLGANEVVHNPSYSTVVGLLKYAAINSVDSPSSVSSSKEVDVSEDESKVDKKGLVSSVKGWFSNNF, encoded by the coding sequence ATGGCTTTTGAAAGTGGTAATTTCTGTGCGCTTGATTTAGGTTCTTCAAAAATTACAGTTGCTATTGGTCAATTGGTTGAACAAGGAACGATAAAAATACTTGGCGTAAGTCAGAAGAGATCAAAAGGTGTTAAACAAGGCGCTATTATAAATCTAGAAATGGCAATGGAAGCTATAAATGCAGCTTTAGATGAGGCTAGAGATATAGCAGGAGTTGATATTAATAGAGTAACTTTAGGTGTAAGTGCACCCAATGTTGCTGGTTTTAATTCTTATGGGTTAGCTGCTGTTGAGGGTGGCGAAGTTTCTATGACAGATTTAGCAATGGCAATTAAAACAGCAAAAGCTGTTCCTATGTCAGCTGATACCGAAATGTTGCATGTTTTGCAGAGAGACTATGTTGTTGATGGACAGCCTGGAGTTACAGAGCCAATAGGAATGTTTGCTGTAAGGTTAGAGTCCAATGTGCATATAATCGTTGTGTCATCAAGATTATTGCAGAACATAAGAAAAAGCATTGTGGGATGTGGCTTTGAAATTTCTGATATTGTTGCTGAACACTTATCTAGTAGTAGTTCTGTGCTTACATCAGATGAAAAAGATATGGGTGTTTGTTTAGTTAATATAGGAGCAGACTCAACAAGTGTTACTGTTTTTTCTGAAGGAAGTATTTGTTTTACTGATACACTGAAAGTTGGTGGAAATAGTATTTCTTCAGATATTTCTAAAGTTTTTAGGCTTCCTGTTGATGCTGCTGAGAGCCTTAAGTTACAGTATGGATATGCTACAAGCAAGCATTTGAAAAATCCGGATGAAAAAATAGATATTCCTAATGCTCTAGGTAATGCAAAAAAGAGAATATCTGTGCAAGATCTCTCTCTAGTAATTGAAGCAAGAATGGAAGAAGTTTTTGAGATGCTTTATTCTAAATTAGATGAGAATAGATTATTAGAAACATTGTCTTCTGGGATTGTTTTTACAGGAGGAGGATCAAAATTAAAAGGTTTGGCTAGATTGGGTGAGGAAATGTTTAGGCTTCCAGTAAGAGTTGGAGGTCCTATTGATGTGTTAGGGGCTAATGAAGTGGTTCATAATCCTTCTTACTCAACTGTTGTGGGACTTTTAAAATACGCAGCGATAAATAGTGTAGATTCCCCATCATCTGTAAGTAGCAGTAAAGAAGTTGATGTATCAGAAGATGAGAGTAAAGTTGATAAAAAAGGTTTAGTATCTTCTGTTAAAGGTTGGTTTTCCAATAATTTTTAA
- the ftsZ gene encoding cell division protein FtsZ: protein MFDFNDSMVSNAVIKVVGVGGGGGNAVQHMCEEVEGVEFYVMNTDGQALSRSKVENVLQIGTNLTKGLGAGANPEIGKRAATEDRSKIEQLLSGADMVFITAGMGGGTGTGGAPIVAEVAREMGILTIAVVTKPFPFEGPRRMKAADFGIEELTKHVDSIITVPNEKLLSVLGKGASLLDAFKATNDVLGNAVKGVSELITKPGLINVDFADVRAVMTNMGIAMMGMGEASGENRAREAAEAAISSPLLEDVNLDGAKGVIVNITAGMDMSIGEFEEVGEVIRSFISDDAIVIAGTVIDPEVTETMKVTVVVTGIEKVASKKGFGLEKSSSARESSSPSAPSFLRKETEVASNNSQESAKETSQADIPSFLRRR from the coding sequence ATGTTTGATTTTAATGACTCAATGGTGTCGAATGCTGTTATAAAAGTTGTTGGCGTTGGTGGCGGTGGCGGTAACGCTGTGCAGCACATGTGTGAAGAGGTTGAGGGTGTTGAATTTTATGTAATGAACACTGATGGTCAAGCATTATCTAGATCTAAAGTGGAAAATGTTCTACAAATTGGTACTAATCTTACAAAAGGCCTTGGAGCTGGTGCAAATCCTGAAATAGGTAAGAGAGCTGCTACAGAAGATAGAAGTAAAATTGAGCAACTTTTAAGTGGTGCTGATATGGTATTTATTACCGCTGGTATGGGAGGCGGTACTGGTACTGGTGGAGCTCCAATCGTTGCAGAGGTTGCTAGAGAAATGGGTATTCTTACTATAGCTGTTGTTACAAAGCCTTTCCCATTTGAAGGACCAAGAAGAATGAAAGCAGCAGATTTTGGTATAGAGGAATTAACTAAACATGTTGATTCAATAATAACTGTTCCAAATGAAAAATTATTAAGTGTACTTGGTAAAGGAGCTAGCCTTTTAGATGCATTCAAAGCAACTAATGATGTATTAGGAAATGCTGTTAAAGGGGTTTCTGAGCTTATAACGAAGCCTGGTTTAATAAACGTCGACTTCGCGGATGTTAGAGCTGTGATGACTAATATGGGTATAGCAATGATGGGTATGGGAGAAGCTTCTGGTGAAAATAGGGCTAGAGAAGCTGCTGAGGCTGCTATATCAAGTCCATTACTTGAAGATGTTAATTTAGATGGTGCTAAAGGAGTAATTGTTAATATTACTGCTGGCATGGATATGTCTATCGGTGAGTTTGAAGAAGTTGGTGAGGTGATTAGATCATTTATCTCTGATGATGCTATAGTTATAGCTGGTACAGTTATTGATCCTGAAGTTACTGAGACTATGAAAGTCACTGTAGTTGTTACTGGTATAGAAAAAGTAGCTTCTAAGAAAGGTTTTGGTTTAGAAAAAAGTTCTTCAGCGAGAGAATCTTCTAGTCCATCTGCTCCATCTTTCTTAAGAAAAGAAACGGAAGTTGCTTCAAACAACTCACAAGAGTCGGCTAAAGAAACTAGTCAAGCAGATATTCCAA